A window of Paenibacillus polygoni contains these coding sequences:
- a CDS encoding cold-shock protein encodes MYRRQVSEEIPEENTKVWSCTNDDCKGWMRDDFAFDSEPQCSLCSSPMEREMRMLPVLSNAANDLKAMRKG; translated from the coding sequence ATGTACAGACGTCAAGTATCAGAGGAAATCCCCGAGGAGAACACGAAGGTCTGGTCTTGTACCAATGACGACTGCAAAGGTTGGATGCGTGATGATTTCGCATTCGATAGCGAGCCGCAATGCAGTTTATGTTCCTCACCGATGGAACGGGAAATGAGAATGTTGCCCGTGTTATCCAACGCAGCAAATGATTTGAAAGCAATGAGAAAAGGGTAA
- a CDS encoding cold-shock protein, with product MQTGTVKWFNAEKGFGFIEVEGGSDVFVHFSAITGEGFKTLDEGQRVEFNVVEGNRGPQAENVVKVY from the coding sequence ATGCAAACAGGTACAGTTAAATGGTTTAACGCAGAGAAAGGCTTCGGTTTCATCGAAGTTGAAGGCGGAAGCGACGTTTTCGTACATTTCAGCGCAATCACAGGCGAAGGTTTCAAAACCCTCGACGAAGGACAACGCGTTGAATTCAACGTGGTAGAAGGTAACCGCGGACCACAAGCAGAGAACGTAGTAAAAGTATACTAA
- a CDS encoding DUF2179 domain-containing protein, with amino-acid sequence MAQTLLFIFAIQIVYVSAYTLRMILTLKGQKYIAALISMVEIVIYVLGLNMVLSYLDQISALVVYALGYGLGILVGAWIEEKIALGYITVKVICDQTRGTIVTTLREKGYGVTSWLGNGRDGDRLVMEILAKRKNQKKLYETILQLDPKAFIITVEPKQFHGGFWTRSIKR; translated from the coding sequence TTGGCTCAAACGCTACTTTTCATTTTTGCGATCCAGATTGTTTATGTCTCGGCGTATACCTTACGCATGATTCTAACTTTAAAGGGCCAGAAGTACATCGCAGCCTTGATCAGTATGGTCGAAATCGTGATCTATGTACTAGGACTGAATATGGTGCTCAGCTACTTAGACCAGATCTCAGCTCTTGTGGTATATGCACTTGGTTATGGACTGGGCATTCTGGTTGGTGCTTGGATTGAAGAAAAAATTGCACTTGGCTACATAACTGTCAAGGTAATATGTGATCAGACCCGCGGTACGATTGTAACCACACTTCGGGAAAAGGGATATGGCGTAACGTCTTGGCTTGGCAATGGCCGAGATGGAGATCGGCTGGTAATGGAAATACTGGCAAAACGTAAAAACCAGAAAAAGCTCTATGAGACGATTTTACAACTCGATCCAAAAGCTTTTATTATTACAGTAGAACCCAAACAATTCCATGGTGGATTTTGGACGCGTTCGATTAAAAGATAG
- a CDS encoding PepSY domain-containing protein — protein sequence MKKHKRILAGGVLSAALLIGGAAAFTGAESTVEASQLSSTTTSSSTSSTNKMITAEQAKETALKEVQGTIDDIDLEKDHGKVYYEVEIESDKVDATVYIDAYTGEVLNVSKDLDFEVPASEAVVKVSLEQATQIALKQLDNSKVISTELDLDDGRYEYEIELVNNHYEAEVTIDANTGDILSVDIDREDD from the coding sequence ATGAAGAAACATAAACGTATTTTAGCAGGCGGAGTTCTGAGTGCGGCGCTTTTAATTGGTGGTGCAGCAGCATTTACAGGTGCAGAGTCAACAGTGGAAGCTAGTCAACTATCCTCTACAACTACATCTAGTTCAACTAGTTCAACAAACAAAATGATTACTGCGGAGCAGGCGAAAGAAACAGCACTTAAAGAGGTACAAGGTACCATTGATGATATTGATTTAGAGAAAGATCACGGAAAAGTATACTACGAAGTAGAGATCGAGTCAGATAAAGTGGATGCTACGGTATACATCGATGCTTATACAGGAGAAGTGCTTAACGTGTCTAAAGACCTTGACTTTGAAGTACCCGCTTCGGAGGCAGTTGTAAAAGTTTCTCTTGAACAAGCAACCCAAATTGCGTTAAAACAACTGGATAACAGTAAAGTAATCAGCACAGAGCTTGATCTTGACGATGGTCGTTATGAATATGAAATCGAACTTGTAAATAATCACTACGAAGCCGAAGTTACGATTGATGCAAATACAGGAGACATCTTATCTGTTGATATCGACCGTGAGGACGACTAA
- a CDS encoding PepSY domain-containing protein, which translates to MYIKEKLGYAGAGAAVLIGLVLLFVQPWNHADSVLSAEAVEETVISQYPGTVEKSTLENGEYHLRISTDTGTYEFIVDSSDGSIISIQQISKSGVKEHAILSRDTVKEKLLSETGGKLLFLELITKDDQDIYKAKVKTDTERTLFEIDPYTGEVLSRQTITTDEEDDEEDEEEENQKFLAEEEVEKIAMAEVEGEVEDTELRGEDTNHPYYLVEIETDDDKEAVIQIHAITGQVQSVTWDD; encoded by the coding sequence ATGTATATAAAAGAAAAACTAGGATATGCGGGAGCCGGAGCTGCCGTTCTGATTGGACTTGTTCTCTTGTTTGTTCAGCCATGGAATCATGCAGATTCCGTTCTGTCTGCCGAGGCAGTAGAGGAGACGGTAATAAGCCAATATCCAGGTACAGTGGAGAAGAGTACGCTTGAGAATGGGGAATATCACCTGCGAATAAGCACGGATACAGGAACCTATGAATTTATCGTGGATAGCAGCGATGGCAGTATTATCTCAATTCAGCAGATCAGTAAGTCAGGTGTGAAGGAACATGCTATTCTGAGCAGGGATACGGTGAAAGAGAAGCTGCTGAGTGAGACAGGAGGCAAACTGCTCTTCCTGGAGCTGATTACGAAGGACGATCAAGATATCTACAAAGCCAAAGTAAAGACAGATACAGAGCGTACTTTATTTGAGATCGATCCTTATACGGGAGAAGTGTTATCAAGACAAACGATTACCACCGATGAAGAGGATGACGAAGAGGACGAGGAAGAAGAGAATCAAAAATTTCTGGCGGAAGAAGAAGTAGAGAAAATTGCGATGGCAGAAGTAGAAGGTGAAGTAGAAGATACCGAACTTCGAGGGGAAGACACCAACCATCCTTATTATTTAGTTGAAATTGAGACGGACGATGATAAAGAAGCCGTTATTCAAATTCATGCAATCACCGGACAAGTCCAGTCTGTAACCTGGGATGACTAA
- a CDS encoding sensor histidine kinase, which yields MKLRTTIYVYTSVLFIVLLLLINGFIYFMFDRMSTDTQMERAEAEANSISTGVRNAADIVAPDDLLRSFVPAEGMLRMVRMSGDNPPAVTSLSERRLAQINPAFYPNKHTEVLKIEGVRYVFVSMPVIWADGEVVNLQVTESLASVDNNLKVLQVVLISVSLVALLAVFASSRLLGSIIIRPISSMTQTMRIIEDGGGFKTLDLQNQSKDELYEMGETFNRMMGRLKRNYEKQEQFVSNASHELKTPLTVIESYASLLKRRGMSRPDLFEESVEAIHSEAIRMREMTEQLLMMARETESFSIALEQHDLAGMVNDMARSYGTAYQREIEVETPSSEPCYAYTDINKAKQLLVILLDNARKYSEDSILIRVQPDASYVTISVTDYGPGIPADELPKVFDRFYRVDQARSRKQGGTGLGLALASEIAAQIKAEIGLESTYGKGTTAYIQFPVHHLA from the coding sequence ATGAAGCTGCGTACAACCATCTATGTATATACTTCGGTGCTTTTTATTGTCCTGTTGCTGTTGATTAATGGATTTATCTATTTCATGTTTGACCGAATGTCGACAGACACCCAGATGGAAAGAGCGGAAGCAGAAGCAAATTCGATCTCAACAGGTGTACGTAATGCAGCTGATATCGTAGCTCCAGACGACTTACTGCGTTCTTTTGTACCGGCAGAAGGGATGCTTAGGATGGTGAGAATGTCAGGCGATAATCCGCCTGCAGTTACTTCGCTCTCGGAGCGGCGTCTTGCTCAGATTAACCCTGCTTTTTATCCGAATAAACATACCGAAGTGTTAAAAATAGAAGGTGTACGTTATGTCTTTGTATCCATGCCCGTGATATGGGCCGATGGAGAAGTAGTGAACCTTCAGGTGACAGAAAGCCTTGCAAGTGTAGATAACAATCTGAAGGTGCTCCAGGTTGTCTTGATTTCCGTGTCTCTAGTTGCGCTGCTGGCGGTATTTGCTTCAAGCCGGCTGCTTGGAAGCATTATCATCCGGCCGATATCAAGTATGACGCAGACAATGAGGATCATTGAAGACGGGGGCGGATTTAAGACCCTTGATTTGCAGAATCAGTCCAAAGACGAGCTATACGAGATGGGTGAGACGTTTAACCGAATGATGGGCCGACTGAAGCGAAATTATGAGAAACAAGAGCAGTTTGTCTCCAATGCTTCTCATGAACTCAAGACACCGCTGACGGTGATTGAAAGCTATGCCAGTCTATTGAAGAGGAGAGGCATGTCGCGCCCAGACCTTTTTGAAGAATCCGTTGAAGCTATTCACTCGGAAGCCATCCGGATGCGAGAGATGACAGAACAGCTGCTTATGATGGCGAGAGAAACCGAGTCGTTTAGCATTGCGTTAGAGCAACACGATCTAGCCGGTATGGTAAATGATATGGCCCGTTCTTACGGGACAGCGTACCAGAGGGAAATTGAGGTGGAAACTCCCTCATCAGAACCTTGCTATGCTTATACGGATATCAACAAGGCAAAGCAGCTGCTTGTTATTTTACTGGATAATGCCAGAAAATATAGCGAGGACTCCATCCTTATCCGTGTTCAGCCTGATGCCAGTTACGTTACCATAAGCGTAACGGATTATGGTCCGGGCATTCCTGCTGATGAACTTCCCAAAGTGTTTGACCGTTTCTACCGGGTGGATCAGGCAAGATCGCGTAAACAGGGCGGAACAGGTCTTGGTTTGGCACTAGCAAGTGAGATTGCTGCGCAGATTAAGGCGGAAATTGGTTTGGAAAGTACTTATGGTAAAGGCACCACAGCATATATACAGTTCCCAGTTCATCATCTTGCCTAA
- a CDS encoding response regulator transcription factor → MKPSILIVEDEEKIARVLEIELEYEDYEVSKAMSGTEGLEAFQNGDFDLVLLDIMLPGLSGIEVLRRIRSHDEHIPVILLTAKGSVEDKVSGLDLGATDYVTKPFQIEELLARIRAALRLHSKVQKVQKLNMTGTEEQNQEQEVWLSAGDLKMNEKTREVLRAEDGIELTPREFDLLVYLLRNQRQVLNREQILEAVWGYDYMGDTNVVDVYIRYLRKKIDHGRSPLIHTVRGVGYVLRTET, encoded by the coding sequence ATGAAACCATCCATTCTCATCGTCGAAGATGAAGAGAAAATTGCTAGAGTGTTAGAAATTGAACTGGAGTATGAGGATTATGAGGTCTCCAAGGCAATGAGCGGTACGGAAGGGCTGGAAGCTTTTCAGAATGGTGATTTTGATCTGGTATTACTTGATATCATGTTACCGGGTCTTAGCGGGATCGAAGTCTTGCGGCGTATACGCAGTCATGATGAACATATCCCTGTCATTTTGCTGACGGCTAAAGGCTCCGTTGAAGATAAAGTCTCCGGTCTTGATCTTGGGGCGACAGATTATGTCACAAAACCTTTTCAGATTGAAGAGCTGCTTGCCCGGATTCGTGCCGCCCTCCGTTTACATAGTAAAGTTCAAAAAGTTCAAAAATTGAATATGACGGGAACTGAAGAACAAAATCAAGAACAGGAAGTATGGCTGTCTGCCGGTGACCTGAAGATGAATGAAAAAACAAGAGAGGTACTGCGAGCCGAAGATGGAATAGAGCTTACTCCCCGGGAGTTTGATCTGCTGGTTTATTTACTTCGTAATCAGCGGCAAGTCCTGAACCGGGAGCAGATTCTTGAGGCCGTATGGGGGTATGATTACATGGGCGACACCAATGTGGTTGATGTTTATATCCGATATCTTCGTAAGAAAATAGATCATGGACGCTCTCCGCTGATCCACACGGTTCGCGGTGTAGGTTACGTTCTCAGGACCGAGACATGA
- a CDS encoding SDR family oxidoreductase: protein MNILVIGANGQIGKQVISQLKDDKEHTVRAMVRKEEQAEAFNKAGVEPVLANLEGTVEELAEAMKGSDAIVFTAGSGGSTGLDKTLLIDLDGAVKTMEAAEQAGISRYIMVSALYAEDRTRWPEQIKPYYVAKHYADKQLEQSSLQYTILRPGGLLNEPGRGKVTTDIEQGESSIPREDVASVIVAVLNAENTYRKAIPLVSGEHLIQEMVQNI from the coding sequence ATGAATATTTTAGTAATTGGTGCAAATGGACAGATTGGGAAGCAAGTAATCTCACAGCTTAAGGATGACAAAGAGCATACGGTAAGAGCAATGGTTCGGAAAGAAGAACAGGCAGAGGCCTTTAATAAAGCGGGTGTAGAACCTGTACTTGCTAACTTGGAAGGAACCGTAGAGGAACTTGCGGAGGCGATGAAGGGCAGCGATGCAATTGTGTTTACGGCGGGTTCCGGCGGAAGCACAGGTCTTGATAAGACTCTGCTTATTGACCTCGATGGAGCTGTGAAAACGATGGAAGCTGCAGAGCAGGCAGGAATTTCGAGATATATTATGGTAAGTGCTCTGTATGCAGAAGATCGGACACGCTGGCCAGAACAAATTAAACCTTATTATGTAGCCAAGCATTACGCAGATAAACAGCTGGAACAATCCTCTTTGCAGTATACGATTTTGCGTCCGGGCGGACTGCTGAATGAACCGGGTCGCGGTAAAGTAACAACGGATATCGAGCAAGGAGAGTCAAGCATTCCGCGTGAAGATGTGGCATCGGTTATTGTAGCGGTACTGAATGCAGAGAATACGTATAGAAAAGCGATTCCTCTTGTATCTGGAGAGCATTTAATTCAGGAAATGGTGCAAAATATATAA
- a CDS encoding NAD(P)/FAD-dependent oxidoreductase: MSKQILILGGGYGGLLSALSAREYLSAEEATITVVNRFPTHQIITELHRLAAGSIAEKAVALPLEKLLRGKEVNLKIDTVSEIKPDENKVVMQSGTIYSYDYLVVALGSETAFFGIPGLQEYSFTLKSVNDANKIRAHVEACLDNYKKTGNKADATIVVGGGGLTGIELVGEYADILDHVCKQKGIKREEVQLYNVEAGPSILAGFPPELVERAQTSLEKRGVKFIVGVAITEMQQHTVMLKDGSSIETSTLIWTGGVQGNAVVANCGIEVNRGRATVKETLHSTSHENVFIAGDSAVVIPSEGARPYPPTAQLAWQMGETIGHNLAATIKGGDFEVFTPVFSGTLGSLGRKDAIAMLGGSQTRLKGLPATMMKEASNIRYLKHIDGLFALAY, translated from the coding sequence ATGTCGAAGCAAATTTTGATTCTGGGCGGAGGCTACGGCGGCTTGCTAAGCGCGCTGTCAGCGCGTGAGTACTTGTCCGCTGAAGAAGCAACAATTACAGTTGTGAACCGCTTCCCAACTCACCAAATTATTACTGAATTACACCGTCTTGCAGCAGGTTCCATCGCTGAGAAAGCTGTTGCACTTCCACTGGAGAAACTTCTTCGCGGTAAAGAAGTTAACCTGAAAATTGACACAGTTTCCGAGATCAAACCAGACGAGAACAAAGTTGTAATGCAAAGCGGAACGATCTACAGCTATGACTATCTCGTAGTTGCTCTTGGTAGTGAAACAGCATTCTTCGGTATCCCAGGACTTCAAGAGTACAGCTTTACTCTGAAATCCGTAAACGATGCTAACAAAATCCGTGCACACGTGGAAGCTTGCCTGGATAATTACAAAAAAACCGGAAACAAAGCAGACGCAACAATCGTTGTCGGCGGCGGCGGTTTGACAGGTATCGAGCTTGTTGGTGAATATGCTGACATTCTGGATCATGTATGTAAACAAAAAGGCATCAAACGTGAAGAAGTACAGCTCTACAACGTAGAAGCAGGTCCTTCTATTCTTGCAGGATTCCCGCCAGAGCTTGTTGAGCGTGCTCAAACAAGTCTTGAAAAACGCGGTGTGAAATTCATCGTTGGTGTGGCAATCACTGAAATGCAGCAACACACAGTAATGCTGAAAGATGGCAGCTCCATCGAAACAAGCACACTGATCTGGACAGGCGGCGTACAAGGTAACGCAGTTGTAGCTAACTGTGGTATCGAAGTAAACCGTGGCCGTGCAACCGTAAAAGAAACACTGCACTCTACTTCCCACGAGAATGTATTCATCGCGGGCGACAGTGCAGTTGTTATTCCTAGCGAAGGTGCTCGTCCTTATCCTCCAACAGCTCAGCTTGCTTGGCAAATGGGTGAAACGATTGGACATAACCTTGCTGCAACCATCAAAGGCGGCGACTTTGAAGTCTTCACTCCAGTCTTCTCCGGTACTCTCGGAAGCTTGGGACGTAAAGATGCAATCGCTATGCTTGGCGGAAGCCAAACTCGCTTGAAAGGCTTGCCTGCAACAATGATGAAAGAAGCAAGTAACATCCGTTACCTTAAACATATCGATGGTTTGTTCGCTCTTGCGTACTAA
- a CDS encoding DUF1641 domain-containing protein — protein sequence MSQPTQQEVPVNGAAPAQNQDVLDQLMKPEVQDSLIVLVENLPKLAEMVTAMTKAYDFAQGLATDKVFVNDMKVALGEFTTPVVEKAKGVASAAIEAGDRAQAEQSSVGLFGMLKMLKDPNVQQSLRFAQAFLNVLNERQGQKQD from the coding sequence ATGTCACAACCGACTCAACAAGAGGTACCAGTAAACGGTGCAGCTCCTGCACAAAATCAGGATGTACTTGATCAATTGATGAAGCCGGAGGTTCAAGACTCTCTTATTGTTCTTGTGGAGAATCTGCCTAAACTGGCTGAAATGGTAACTGCTATGACAAAAGCTTATGATTTCGCTCAAGGCTTGGCAACAGATAAAGTCTTCGTTAACGACATGAAAGTCGCTCTTGGAGAATTTACAACGCCTGTAGTAGAAAAAGCAAAAGGTGTAGCATCCGCGGCTATCGAAGCTGGAGACCGTGCTCAAGCGGAACAGTCTTCTGTTGGTCTTTTCGGTATGCTCAAAATGTTGAAAGATCCTAACGTACAGCAATCACTTCGTTTTGCTCAAGCATTCCTGAATGTGCTTAACGAGCGTCAAGGGCAAAAACAAGACTAA
- a CDS encoding DIP1984 family protein, with protein sequence MKLAEALILRSDLQKKIQELRFRLRNVIKIQEGEEAAENPADLFRELNGVLEQFESLVQRINKTNSQTEYAEGMTITDALARREKLQLKRSVLSDVMDTASIRYDRTSRTEIKFITTVDISALQKQIDELAKEHRKLDTRIQELNWTTELIDSSLSSS encoded by the coding sequence ATGAAACTTGCCGAAGCACTCATTCTACGTTCTGATCTACAAAAGAAAATCCAGGAACTCCGTTTTCGTTTGCGTAATGTAATTAAAATTCAAGAAGGCGAAGAGGCAGCCGAGAATCCGGCCGATCTTTTTCGTGAACTGAATGGAGTACTTGAGCAGTTTGAGTCCCTTGTTCAGAGAATTAACAAGACCAATTCACAGACCGAATATGCAGAGGGAATGACGATTACTGATGCGCTTGCACGCAGGGAGAAGCTCCAATTGAAACGAAGTGTGCTCAGTGATGTGATGGATACTGCATCTATTCGTTACGACCGGACCAGCAGGACAGAGATTAAGTTTATAACAACCGTTGATATCAGCGCACTGCAGAAGCAAATTGATGAGCTTGCCAAAGAACATCGTAAGCTCGATACGCGTATTCAAGAGCTCAACTGGACAACTGAACTTATAGATTCGTCATTGTCATCGTCATAA
- a CDS encoding cupin domain-containing protein, translated as MRTTHVETSVYYFKDDGKIPNNSELPVVLYPGALRGEEKNTEKIFNKHNWRNSWTGGVFPYHHYHSNSHEVLGVIKGSVKLHIGGEKGIILTATAGDILVLPAGTGHKKLESSLDFQLVGAYPDGMSYNTHTGDKEERPQVLREITRVPVPDQDPLLGAEGPLLVHWKKAENPN; from the coding sequence ATGAGAACGACTCATGTAGAGACGAGTGTATATTATTTTAAAGATGACGGGAAGATTCCTAATAACTCTGAACTACCTGTCGTTCTCTATCCCGGCGCATTACGCGGTGAGGAGAAGAATACGGAGAAAATTTTCAACAAGCATAACTGGCGAAACAGCTGGACAGGCGGTGTATTTCCGTACCATCACTATCACAGCAACTCGCATGAAGTACTCGGTGTCATCAAAGGATCGGTTAAACTCCACATTGGAGGAGAAAAAGGGATTATTCTGACGGCAACTGCCGGCGATATTCTTGTCCTTCCTGCCGGAACAGGTCATAAAAAGCTAGAGTCAAGTCTCGATTTTCAGTTGGTAGGCGCCTATCCAGATGGGATGTCCTACAATACCCACACGGGAGACAAAGAAGAACGCCCGCAGGTACTCCGGGAAATTACTCGTGTTCCGGTTCCAGATCAAGATCCCCTGCTAGGTGCCGAGGGTCCGCTTCTCGTCCACTGGAAAAAGGCAGAGAACCCTAATTAA
- a CDS encoding GntR family transcriptional regulator, which yields MGMQMDDDRPIFLQIAERIEDDILEGRLPEESQVPSTNQFASFYQINPATAAKGVNLLVDQGILYKKRGIGMFVADGAQSVLVEKRREQFYEQFIIRMVQEAQKLGISKAELSEMIHREEK from the coding sequence ATGGGCATGCAGATGGATGATGACCGCCCGATCTTTTTACAGATTGCAGAACGAATTGAAGATGACATCCTCGAAGGAAGGCTGCCCGAAGAATCACAGGTCCCTTCCACGAATCAATTTGCATCCTTTTATCAGATTAATCCGGCAACAGCGGCCAAAGGCGTAAATCTCCTGGTCGATCAAGGAATTCTGTATAAGAAGAGAGGGATTGGCATGTTTGTAGCAGATGGAGCACAATCTGTGCTGGTAGAGAAGCGGCGTGAACAGTTCTATGAGCAGTTCATTATCCGAATGGTGCAAGAAGCACAGAAGCTTGGGATTAGCAAAGCCGAATTATCTGAAATGATACACAGGGAGGAGAAGTAG
- a CDS encoding ABC transporter ATP-binding protein — protein sequence MADVIELNGLTKSYGKTFHALQDINLTIQENKIYGLLGRNGAGKTTLLHLITAQLFPTAGELKVFGEAPYENKEVLRQICFIKESQKYPDTFRVRDVLSVASSLYPNWNTSLADSLVLQFNLPPNRRVKKLSRGMLSSVGIIIGLASRAPLTIFDEPYLGLDAVARQLFYDQLIQDYMDYPRTIILSTHLIDEISAMLEQVIVLHQGKLLLNEEAEQFRGSAFHVSGKQSDVDHFVIGKEVLHQEELGFMRSAVVRTADQKDFRKQAELNNISLAPVSLQQLMVYLTKQTNREEVH from the coding sequence ATGGCAGATGTAATTGAGTTAAACGGCCTGACCAAAAGCTATGGAAAAACATTTCATGCCCTTCAGGATATAAACCTCACCATTCAGGAGAACAAAATTTACGGTCTGCTTGGACGTAATGGTGCGGGAAAAACTACACTGCTTCATCTCATTACAGCCCAGCTGTTTCCCACAGCAGGAGAACTTAAAGTGTTCGGTGAAGCACCGTATGAGAACAAGGAAGTCCTCCGGCAAATTTGTTTTATTAAAGAAAGTCAAAAGTATCCGGATACGTTTCGAGTACGTGATGTACTCTCGGTAGCCTCTTCCCTTTATCCTAACTGGAACACATCGCTGGCTGATTCCCTAGTCTTACAATTCAACCTGCCCCCAAATCGAAGAGTCAAAAAACTATCAAGAGGCATGCTTTCTTCTGTCGGCATCATCATCGGTCTTGCGAGCCGTGCTCCGCTTACCATCTTTGATGAACCTTATCTTGGGCTTGATGCCGTAGCTAGACAATTATTCTATGATCAGTTAATTCAAGACTATATGGATTATCCGCGAACGATTATTTTATCGACGCATCTTATTGATGAGATTAGTGCCATGCTCGAACAGGTGATTGTACTTCATCAAGGGAAGCTTTTGCTAAATGAGGAAGCAGAACAATTTCGAGGATCGGCTTTCCATGTTAGCGGCAAGCAGTCTGATGTAGATCACTTCGTTATAGGAAAAGAAGTGCTTCATCAGGAAGAACTCGGCTTTATGCGTAGTGCTGTCGTTCGAACAGCTGACCAAAAAGACTTCCGCAAACAAGCAGAATTAAACAACATCAGTCTTGCTCCTGTCTCTCTGCAACAACTCATGGTGTATTTGACCAAACAAACGAACCGGGAAGAGGTGCATTAA
- a CDS encoding acyltransferase codes for MSQTMTAEKRERLPELNLVRCIAILGVLSVHSTSFATVNMVDSGMYWLYNFFNIFMKFGTPTFIFLSSFVLFYNYYTRPLDKKLVLGFYKKRLLYILIPYFMFSLFYFLILHVVHYPDRSLIDTIVSFTTKLFTGKAYTHLYFVFINMQFYIMFPLVLALFKKVPSLVKWAVPIGLAIQWGFIVMNKYGVISVENKGSWSLSYFAYFMLGACLGVYFPKIKEWIVIRRSYATPGKVTAWALLWIVWICAGLAHVYIWYLNRKGIAVYDSLWYEFLWNLHTFSAALVLFQIAFLLYGNGKSALVRTMTKIGGLSFGIYLIHPFFLLVYREFPPQTGISILHHLWYVGGFLLALIGSYIVVGLASHFSKSWILFGNLPKPQRGAGEPKKPNLPA; via the coding sequence ATGAGTCAAACAATGACAGCTGAAAAAAGGGAACGTCTGCCCGAGCTTAATCTTGTACGATGTATAGCAATTCTTGGTGTACTCAGTGTACACTCCACTTCTTTTGCTACCGTTAATATGGTGGATTCGGGTATGTACTGGCTGTATAACTTTTTTAATATTTTTATGAAGTTTGGTACACCGACGTTTATTTTCTTAAGTAGTTTTGTGTTGTTCTATAATTACTATACGAGACCGCTGGATAAGAAACTGGTTCTTGGTTTTTATAAGAAGAGATTGCTTTACATTTTAATTCCTTACTTTATGTTCTCGCTGTTCTATTTTCTGATTTTACATGTTGTGCACTATCCTGATCGTTCTTTGATCGATACCATTGTAAGTTTTACAACCAAGTTGTTTACAGGTAAAGCGTACACTCATTTATATTTTGTATTTATTAATATGCAGTTTTATATTATGTTCCCGCTGGTACTCGCTTTATTCAAAAAAGTACCTTCTCTTGTTAAGTGGGCAGTTCCGATTGGACTTGCCATTCAGTGGGGCTTTATTGTTATGAATAAATACGGTGTAATCAGCGTAGAGAATAAAGGAAGCTGGTCTTTATCGTACTTTGCCTATTTCATGCTCGGCGCATGTCTTGGTGTGTACTTCCCTAAGATTAAAGAGTGGATTGTAATCAGAAGAAGCTACGCTACACCAGGAAAGGTTACAGCATGGGCGCTATTATGGATTGTATGGATCTGTGCAGGCCTGGCACATGTGTATATCTGGTACTTGAACCGAAAAGGAATTGCCGTTTATGATTCGCTTTGGTATGAATTCCTGTGGAATCTGCATACCTTCTCTGCAGCGCTGGTGTTATTCCAGATTGCCTTCCTGCTGTACGGCAACGGTAAGAGCGCTCTGGTACGTACGATGACTAAGATTGGTGGATTGTCCTTCGGGATCTATCTAATTCATCCATTCTTCTTGCTTGTTTATCGTGAATTCCCGCCGCAAACCGGAATTTCGATCCTTCATCACTTATGGTATGTTGGTGGATTCCTGCTTGCGCTGATCGGATCATATATCGTGGTTGGTTTGGCATCTCACTTCTCTAAATCCTGGATTCTGTTCGGTAACCTGCCTAAACCGCAGCGAGGAGCCGGGGAACCCAAAAAACCAAATCTGCCTGCTTAA